A single window of Vicingaceae bacterium DNA harbors:
- the wzc gene encoding sugar transporter, with translation MENQTKKQKTLVETFDLRAFLFRLIKNWYLFALSLLIAYGYAYYKVRYSPNIYSTYAKVLVKSEYSSWGQEYFLRGLELVSARNTFKDEIGIILSYNLNLRALSKVDFGVFYYDIGQIRSTELYNRTPFRVFMDSLSMKELMRKTFYVKILNGKQYKLHRSKENIDKAPVRYFDRWEKVGRAKIKILTTDHFSLRNIRDKLYAFTVNDIKTLAKVYQSRLDLRTDPDQSSILRFTINGTCIEKEIDYLNALIEAYIERGLEENNFIATNTIKFLNEQLEAVADSLVKAEYLLEKFKTNLNREKILIENRALVPATEQIEKEMIEVQFTINYLEDVKQKLLDNQADRIVLPAITGLAVQDPLYRAISELVQLYIQKKMIKYEATEESYANKLLLTKIELQKEAIMSNLDSRIDKEKFHLAQLKEQLRSYEAKLELMPLKETDYFRIQRIYKLNNDFYTYLLQKRSEAAVAKAANIAKAQILEPASPYTVSFVGPNKSMIYIKSIVTALIIPFVLIFFLFIANNKIIDKSDVESNTTIPVIGVVGHSPKSTNTVVFDHPKSLISEAFRMIRTNLVYLTHGKENPVILVTSTISGEGKTFSSINLASVYALLGKKTLLIGADMRKPKIYDDFKLSNEVGLSNLLVEERNPDEAIQPTRFQNLFVLLSGPTPPNPAELLGSEKMDHLMKMLKDQFEVIIFDSAPYGLVADAMVLSRFADVVVYLVRQNYSKKQFVKQLQSDYEEDKIKNVGIVINDVRLPGIIYGKYGYGYGYGYGYGYGYGYGKGRTLILKEAQSISGGNTQLPGSRRQTNQ, from the coding sequence ATGGAAAATCAGACAAAAAAACAGAAAACTCTTGTCGAGACCTTTGACTTGAGGGCATTTTTATTCCGATTGATAAAAAACTGGTATCTTTTTGCCTTGTCGCTGTTGATCGCATATGGTTATGCATACTATAAAGTAAGGTACAGTCCGAATATCTATAGCACATATGCCAAAGTATTGGTAAAAAGTGAATATTCTTCATGGGGGCAAGAGTATTTTTTGCGAGGATTGGAATTGGTCAGTGCGCGCAATACATTCAAAGACGAGATTGGGATTATACTGTCTTACAATTTAAATTTGAGAGCTTTGTCTAAGGTAGATTTCGGTGTGTTTTATTATGACATAGGTCAGATTCGCAGCACGGAATTATATAACAGAACCCCTTTCAGGGTATTTATGGACAGCTTGTCTATGAAAGAGCTGATGCGTAAGACGTTTTATGTGAAAATCTTGAATGGTAAGCAATATAAATTGCATCGAAGCAAAGAAAACATTGATAAAGCCCCTGTAAGGTATTTCGATCGTTGGGAAAAGGTAGGAAGGGCAAAAATAAAAATTCTCACCACCGATCATTTTTCCTTACGCAACATAAGAGATAAATTATATGCATTTACCGTGAACGACATCAAAACACTGGCAAAAGTTTATCAAAGCCGGCTGGATTTGAGAACCGATCCTGATCAATCATCCATTTTGCGGTTTACGATTAATGGAACATGCATCGAAAAAGAGATTGATTATTTGAACGCATTGATTGAAGCATACATAGAAAGAGGGTTGGAAGAAAATAATTTCATAGCCACCAATACAATCAAATTTTTGAACGAACAATTGGAAGCCGTGGCGGACTCTTTGGTCAAAGCAGAATATTTGTTGGAAAAATTCAAAACAAATTTGAACCGGGAAAAAATTTTAATTGAAAACAGGGCCTTGGTTCCTGCCACCGAGCAGATTGAGAAAGAAATGATAGAAGTGCAGTTTACCATCAATTATTTGGAAGATGTCAAGCAAAAACTATTGGATAACCAGGCAGACAGGATTGTTTTGCCGGCCATCACAGGACTGGCTGTACAGGATCCTTTGTATAGGGCTATTTCTGAACTAGTTCAATTATACATTCAGAAAAAAATGATCAAATATGAAGCTACAGAAGAAAGCTACGCCAATAAATTATTGCTGACGAAAATAGAGTTACAGAAAGAAGCCATCATGAGCAATCTTGACTCGCGCATTGATAAAGAAAAATTTCATCTGGCACAATTGAAAGAGCAATTGAGAAGCTATGAAGCAAAGCTTGAATTGATGCCCTTGAAAGAAACCGATTATTTCAGAATACAAAGAATCTACAAGCTAAACAATGATTTCTACACCTATCTATTGCAAAAAAGAAGTGAAGCTGCCGTGGCAAAAGCTGCCAATATTGCAAAAGCCCAGATACTTGAACCGGCCAGCCCATACACGGTTTCGTTTGTCGGTCCAAACAAATCGATGATATATATTAAAAGTATTGTAACGGCATTGATTATTCCTTTTGTGTTGATATTTTTCTTGTTTATTGCCAATAATAAAATTATCGACAAGTCAGATGTTGAGAGCAATACGACCATTCCGGTTATAGGAGTGGTGGGTCATTCACCAAAGTCGACCAATACGGTGGTGTTTGATCATCCTAAATCGCTCATCTCCGAAGCATTCCGGATGATTCGTACCAATCTTGTTTATTTGACTCACGGCAAAGAAAACCCGGTGATATTGGTTACTTCAACCATATCGGGAGAAGGAAAAACATTTAGCAGCATCAACCTTGCCTCCGTTTATGCTTTGTTGGGCAAAAAAACATTGTTGATCGGTGCAGATATGCGCAAACCCAAAATTTATGACGATTTCAAACTCTCTAATGAGGTGGGCCTAAGCAACCTTTTGGTTGAAGAAAGAAATCCGGATGAGGCAATACAACCTACCAGGTTTCAAAACCTGTTTGTATTGCTATCCGGTCCTACACCACCAAATCCGGCCGAATTGCTGGGTTCGGAGAAAATGGATCATTTGATGAAAATGTTGAAAGACCAGTTTGAAGTGATTATTTTTGATTCAGCTCCTTATGGATTGGTGGCAGACGCTATGGTTCTCAGCCGTTTTGCAGATGTGGTGGTATATTTGGTCAGACAAAACTATTCCAAGAAGCAGTTTGTCAAGCAACTCCAATCCGATTATGAAGAAGATAAAATAAAAAATGTAGGCATTGTCATCAACGACGTCCGATTACCCGGCATTATTTACGGTAAATATGGATATGGTTATGGATATGGATATGGATATGGTTACGGATATGGCTATGGAAAGGGTCGAACCCTGATCCTTAAAGAAGCTCAAAGCATCTCTGGAGGCAATACCCAACTCCCAGGATCCCGAAGGCAGACCAATCAATAA
- a CDS encoding sodium:solute symporter: MQNYLGLFVIFYFLFTLGIAFLFSKRNRSTLDFALAGRSMPGYITAFALFATWFGSETIMGASGSFLNEGIFGLLEDPFGAFLCLILVGFFYARPLYRKGYVSLSDFIRDRYGTVNEFVFSILMIISYFSWIAGQLTALAYIFNILFGWEMFMALPTATVIVMVFTVTGGMIAISVTDFFQSIMIIAGLLIALYFIGGQAGGIHEVLSSIPAEKWSLSKAVEEHGIWHVISAIVTLGFGSIPSQDIFQRLSTARNEKSAVIASFAGAFMYLTIAFLPILLGAASYKFLSARHEIIDHEQMVLSVVLMIDQPLVKILFFGSVLSAIVSTSSAAILAPAVVLGENIIKPLRRNMNDKQLLNTIRGSVVLISILAFVLTLRGEKIFRLVALSSSFTLVSLFSTVTLGLFWKKATRYGSLFSMLSGIMAWTIAEIKSTDFPPVLVGLFVSFLIHLLIDLIISAKM; encoded by the coding sequence ATGCAAAATTATTTGGGGCTGTTTGTTATATTTTATTTTTTATTCACTCTTGGTATAGCATTTTTATTCTCAAAACGCAACCGTTCGACATTGGATTTTGCTCTTGCCGGAAGGTCTATGCCGGGATATATAACTGCCTTTGCATTGTTTGCTACGTGGTTTGGCTCTGAAACCATCATGGGAGCAAGTGGGTCTTTTTTAAATGAAGGAATTTTCGGGTTGTTGGAAGATCCTTTCGGAGCTTTCTTATGTCTGATTTTGGTGGGATTCTTTTATGCCCGTCCTTTATACCGCAAGGGCTATGTTTCGTTGAGCGATTTTATCAGGGACCGTTATGGCACTGTCAACGAGTTTGTTTTCAGTATTTTGATGATAATTTCATATTTTAGTTGGATTGCCGGACAACTGACGGCATTGGCGTATATTTTCAATATCCTGTTTGGTTGGGAAATGTTTATGGCATTGCCAACGGCTACGGTGATCGTCATGGTTTTTACGGTTACCGGCGGGATGATTGCCATATCGGTCACCGATTTTTTTCAAAGCATAATGATAATTGCCGGTTTGTTAATAGCACTCTATTTTATTGGCGGACAGGCAGGAGGCATCCATGAAGTATTGTCTTCAATACCCGCTGAAAAATGGTCTTTGAGCAAAGCCGTGGAAGAACACGGGATATGGCATGTAATATCGGCAATAGTCACATTGGGTTTTGGAAGTATCCCATCGCAAGATATATTTCAACGATTGTCGACAGCCCGTAATGAAAAATCTGCCGTTATTGCGTCTTTTGCCGGTGCTTTCATGTATTTGACCATTGCCTTTTTACCTATTTTGCTGGGGGCTGCATCGTATAAATTTTTATCCGCAAGGCATGAAATCATAGACCATGAACAAATGGTTTTGAGCGTAGTATTGATGATTGATCAACCTTTGGTGAAGATTTTATTTTTCGGATCAGTTTTGTCGGCGATCGTCAGTACTTCTTCGGCAGCAATTTTGGCTCCGGCTGTGGTATTGGGCGAAAACATCATTAAACCTTTACGGAGAAATATGAATGACAAGCAATTGTTAAATACCATACGTGGGAGTGTAGTTTTGATAAGTATTTTAGCATTTGTTTTGACATTGCGCGGTGAAAAAATATTCCGTCTTGTCGCATTGTCTTCTTCATTCACATTGGTGTCATTATTTTCAACGGTTACCTTAGGTTTGTTTTGGAAAAAAGCAACCCGTTACGGGTCTTTATTTTCAATGTTGTCAGGTATAATGGCTTGGACAATTGCCGAAATAAAAAGCACAGATTTTCCGCCGGTGTTGGTTGGGTTGTTTGTTTCTTTTTTAATTCATCTCTTGATTGATTTGATTATTTCTGCAAAAATGTGA
- the coaE gene encoding dephospho-CoA kinase — protein MKKIGITGGIGSGKSMIGLILESMGYALFESDRVAKKQYEKREVVHKLEQALKTSLWTGKELDKKKLAEIIFTDTGKLKRVGQIIHPLVAEEFERFLHLHHEECCVFKEAAILIETGQYKNLDAVVLVTAPLKIRVERVVQRDNISREEVLKRIRNQLPQSRLMKYAHFVIVNDGKKLILPQIVKMLEQLNCR, from the coding sequence ATGAAAAAAATAGGCATAACCGGAGGCATTGGCAGTGGCAAATCAATGATTGGTTTAATATTGGAATCAATGGGTTATGCTTTGTTTGAGTCGGACCGGGTAGCAAAAAAGCAATATGAAAAAAGAGAGGTGGTGCATAAATTAGAGCAGGCGTTGAAAACATCATTATGGACCGGAAAAGAGTTAGACAAAAAAAAGTTGGCTGAAATAATTTTTACAGATACCGGAAAGTTAAAAAGGGTCGGGCAAATCATTCATCCATTGGTGGCGGAAGAGTTTGAGAGGTTTTTACACTTACACCATGAAGAATGTTGTGTGTTTAAAGAAGCAGCCATATTGATTGAAACGGGACAATATAAAAACCTGGATGCTGTGGTGTTGGTCACAGCTCCGTTGAAAATCAGAGTTGAAAGAGTGGTGCAGAGAGATAACATAAGTCGCGAAGAGGTGTTGAAAAGGATAAGAAATCAATTGCCGCAAAGCCGGTTGATGAAATATGCCCATTTTGTCATCGTGAATGACGGAAAAAAATTGATTTTACCACAAATTGTAAAAATGTTGGAGCAGCTTAATTGCAGGTGA
- a CDS encoding methylenetetrahydrofolate reductase produces the protein MHVTEVLKNARKTLFSFEILPPLKGKSIQSLYESIDPLLEFKPAFINVTYHREEYVYKKREKGYLEKIAIRKRPGTVGICAAIQYKYNIITVPHLICGGFTREETENALIDLHFLGIDNVLALRGDPIKTETVFHPEPGGNAYAIDLVKQINAMNKGKYLDEDISNPEPTNFCIGVAGYPEKHFEAPNMELDLWHLKNKVDAGAQYIVTQLFFDNKVFFDFVDKCRQIGISVPIIPGIKPITKMQHLQFMPKFFHVNLPQELVREVLKCKNDKEVKQVGIEWGIHQSKELIEKGVPCIHYYTMGRSESVKEIAKSVF, from the coding sequence ATGCATGTTACAGAAGTATTAAAAAACGCCCGAAAAACTTTATTTTCATTTGAAATACTTCCTCCTTTAAAAGGAAAAAGCATACAATCTTTGTATGAAAGCATAGATCCATTGCTTGAATTTAAACCCGCATTTATAAATGTCACATACCATCGGGAAGAATATGTTTACAAAAAAAGGGAAAAAGGCTACCTCGAAAAAATTGCCATTCGCAAACGTCCGGGAACTGTAGGAATATGCGCTGCCATTCAATACAAATACAATATCATCACCGTGCCTCATCTTATCTGCGGAGGATTTACAAGGGAAGAAACCGAAAACGCATTGATCGACCTGCATTTTTTAGGTATAGACAATGTGTTGGCATTAAGAGGCGATCCTATTAAAACCGAAACCGTTTTTCATCCCGAACCCGGCGGCAACGCGTATGCCATTGACCTTGTCAAACAAATCAATGCCATGAACAAAGGAAAATATCTCGATGAAGATATATCAAATCCTGAACCAACCAATTTTTGCATTGGAGTAGCCGGTTATCCGGAGAAACATTTTGAAGCCCCAAACATGGAATTAGATCTTTGGCATCTTAAAAATAAAGTTGATGCCGGGGCACAGTATATTGTCACCCAACTTTTTTTTGACAATAAAGTATTTTTTGATTTTGTGGACAAATGTAGACAAATAGGCATCAGTGTTCCTATTATTCCGGGAATAAAACCCATCACTAAAATGCAACATTTGCAGTTTATGCCCAAATTTTTTCATGTAAACCTGCCTCAAGAATTGGTGAGAGAAGTTTTGAAATGCAAAAACGACAAAGAAGTGAAACAAGTTGGAATAGAATGGGGCATCCATCAATCAAAAGAACTTATTGAAAAAGGCGTTCCATGCATTCATTATTATACCATGGGCAGGTCAGAGAGTGTTAAAGAAATTGCCAAATCTGTTTTTTAA
- the rnhA gene encoding ribonuclease HI encodes MIKILPKVEIYTDGASRGNPGPGGYAAILKFGDKIKEISRGFRLTTNNRMELMAIIEALKQLKVPCNVTVYTDSQYVANSIEKGWVFNWVKKNFKGKSNADLWKEFLELYKIHKISIVWIKGHNGHIYNERCDKLAVEAAKKNPSSIDFGYEKNLN; translated from the coding sequence ATGATCAAGATACTGCCAAAAGTAGAGATCTATACCGACGGAGCTTCCAGAGGAAATCCGGGGCCGGGTGGATATGCCGCAATCCTGAAATTTGGCGATAAAATCAAAGAAATATCAAGGGGCTTCAGATTAACCACCAATAACCGTATGGAGCTAATGGCCATCATAGAAGCTCTTAAACAATTGAAAGTCCCATGTAATGTTACAGTTTATACCGATTCTCAATATGTGGCCAACTCAATAGAAAAAGGGTGGGTTTTTAATTGGGTGAAAAAAAATTTTAAGGGGAAATCCAATGCGGATTTATGGAAAGAATTTTTGGAACTTTACAAAATACACAAAATAAGCATTGTCTGGATTAAAGGGCACAATGGACATATTTACAACGAACGTTGCGACAAATTGGCTGTTGAAGCTGCGAAAAAAAATCCTTCTTCTATCGACTTCGGATATGAAAAAAACTTAAATTGA
- the pgk gene encoding phosphoglycerate kinase: protein MKTIDQYNFRNKKALVRVDFNVPLNDKYEVTDDTRIKSAIPTIKKILSDGGSVILMSHLGRPKNGPEEKYSLKHIIPDIEKNLGMSVLFAHDCIGDEADRMSKELEPGQVLLLENVRFYKHETEGNESFARRLASFGDCYVNDAFGTAHRAHATTTVIARFFPHDKMFGYLMAKEIEMLEKFLNNADKPVLAILGGAKVSTKIQVIENLMSRVNHFIIGGGMCYTFIEALGGKVGNSLVEKDFIDYTKKLMENAHRNNTGIHLPVDTYTAQQFSNDSPKHLRNINDIPENEMGMDIGPESVRKFEEVIMSCKSILWNGPMGVFEFENFSYGTQEIAKILAKATDNGAFTLIGGGDSVAAVNRFGLAEKMSYVSTGGGAMLEYLEGKVLPGVAAILE from the coding sequence ATGAAAACTATTGATCAATACAATTTTAGGAACAAAAAAGCATTGGTTAGAGTGGATTTTAATGTACCATTAAATGATAAATATGAAGTGACGGATGACACTCGAATTAAATCGGCAATCCCTACTATAAAAAAAATATTATCGGATGGTGGAAGTGTGATTTTAATGTCACATCTGGGGCGTCCTAAAAATGGTCCTGAAGAAAAGTATAGTTTAAAACACATCATTCCTGATATTGAAAAAAATTTGGGGATGAGTGTTTTGTTTGCCCATGATTGTATTGGAGATGAAGCCGACAGAATGTCAAAAGAACTTGAGCCGGGTCAAGTTTTGTTGCTTGAAAATGTAAGGTTTTATAAACATGAAACCGAGGGTAATGAAAGCTTTGCAAGACGCTTGGCTTCTTTCGGCGATTGTTATGTAAATGACGCCTTTGGAACTGCCCATAGGGCACATGCAACAACTACGGTTATAGCACGTTTTTTCCCCCATGATAAAATGTTTGGATACTTAATGGCAAAAGAAATCGAGATGCTTGAGAAATTTTTAAACAATGCGGACAAACCGGTGTTGGCAATCTTGGGAGGGGCAAAGGTCTCTACCAAAATTCAAGTTATTGAAAATTTGATGAGCCGGGTAAATCATTTTATTATCGGAGGTGGAATGTGTTATACATTTATTGAAGCATTAGGTGGGAAGGTAGGAAACTCTTTGGTCGAGAAAGATTTTATTGATTATACCAAAAAATTGATGGAAAATGCCCATAGAAACAATACGGGAATACACCTGCCGGTTGATACTTACACAGCCCAACAATTCAGCAATGATAGCCCTAAACATTTACGTAATATCAATGATATACCTGAAAATGAAATGGGTATGGATATCGGTCCGGAGAGTGTGAGGAAGTTTGAAGAAGTGATCATGTCTTGCAAGAGTATTCTTTGGAATGGGCCGATGGGTGTATTTGAATTTGAAAATTTTTCATATGGAACTCAAGAAATAGCCAAAATTCTTGCCAAAGCTACCGATAATGGGGCATTCACTTTGATTGGCGGTGGCGATTCCGTAGCTGCTGTCAATCGTTTTGGTCTTGCCGAAAAGATGAGTTATGTATCTACCGGAGGGGGAGCCATGCTGGAATATTTAGAAGGAAAAGTTTTGCCCGGAGTGGCTGCAATCTTGGAATAG
- the fpp2 gene encoding peptidase: MKKINLFLSVILIMALQLVWGQNRQVGNIKIIKHNHQGASFFIPQTRTCGTMEADAELRKKYPELGTLDEFEQWLAPLVQQYKQNIANGTQPEVVYTIPVIIHIIHNSNESVGTGRNISYNHAISQIDVLNEDFRRMNADTVNTPGPFKAVAADCEINFCPAVVDPNGVPLAEPGVHRVNAATLANVGNTTTGYSTSTIDNYIKPATIWDPNSYMNIWVCQLQGGLLGYAQFPNSSGLPGLNTNNGAANTDGVVIGYQYFGRYPANPYNNNFNLGRTATHEVGHWVGLRHIWGDANCGNDYCNDTPTQSNATSGCPNYPYSAGCSGAPNPPGRMFQNYMDYSNDACMNLFTLDQKARMMAVMQNSPRRNTLNAASATKCAAPVPVANFTANPTTGCVGTTVQFTDLSTNNPTSWQWSFPGGTPSSSTAQNPSVTYNSAGTYNVTLIACNANGCDTLTQTAYINIQSGQPLPLTEGFQGTQFLPPGWSAFNGNPTSVYWVHNTSVGGFGQSNKCAQFDNYNNNTNGAYDEMRTPVLNLTGLQTCTLTFDVAYARYDNTYFDALEVLASNNCGQSFTQVYYKSGSTLATAPDNTNAFVPTSTQWRKDTVILNAYAGQSAVMIAFRNIGGWGNNLYIDNINITGTTPPSGSPPVAQINASTNTICAGQYVTFSDQSLNNPTSWQWTFPGGTPSSSTLQNPGNIYFNTPGTYVCTLQVSNQYGTNSTTYTVTVNPKPTATASNNGPVCAQQTIQLSATGGGTYSWSGPNNFSSTQQNPSIPNANGSKAGVYQVIVTNSYGCKDTATTQVFVLANPNVSVSPSNPAICNGSSVTLTASGAQTYTWSPSTGLSSTTGSTVIASPANTTTYTVTGTGSNGCSKSVNVTVTVNTPPTPGITQNGNVLTCTVTASAYQWYLNGSPIPGATSQSYTITQSGNYSVQITDANGCTAMSNTISATYVPGQNPPIAQFTSSATTICAGDCINFTDQSQNSPTSWQWTFQGGTPSSSNVQNPYKHLF, from the coding sequence ATGAAAAAAATAAATCTTTTTCTTTCAGTCATATTAATTATGGCTCTCCAATTGGTTTGGGGGCAAAATAGACAAGTAGGAAATATAAAAATCATTAAACACAATCATCAAGGTGCTTCCTTTTTTATACCCCAAACACGCACATGCGGTACAATGGAGGCAGATGCCGAATTGAGAAAGAAATACCCGGAATTAGGCACATTGGATGAATTTGAACAATGGTTGGCCCCTTTGGTTCAGCAATACAAACAAAACATTGCCAATGGCACCCAACCGGAAGTTGTATATACCATTCCGGTGATTATTCATATTATTCATAATAGTAACGAGTCAGTGGGAACGGGTAGGAACATTAGTTATAATCATGCCATTTCGCAGATAGATGTTTTAAATGAAGATTTTCGCCGTATGAACGCCGATACGGTTAACACTCCCGGTCCATTCAAAGCCGTCGCTGCCGACTGCGAAATAAATTTTTGCCCTGCTGTCGTAGACCCCAATGGAGTGCCTTTAGCCGAACCGGGTGTTCATCGTGTAAATGCTGCAACTCTCGCCAATGTTGGAAATACTACAACCGGTTATTCTACCTCAACTATTGATAATTATATTAAACCGGCTACCATTTGGGACCCAAACAGCTATATGAACATTTGGGTTTGCCAACTTCAAGGAGGTTTGTTGGGGTATGCCCAATTTCCCAACAGTTCCGGTCTTCCCGGATTAAATACCAATAATGGTGCCGCCAACACTGATGGTGTCGTGATAGGTTATCAATATTTTGGACGCTATCCTGCCAATCCATACAACAATAACTTTAATCTTGGCCGAACAGCGACACATGAGGTAGGTCACTGGGTCGGATTACGCCATATTTGGGGTGATGCCAATTGCGGAAATGACTACTGCAACGACACTCCTACGCAATCCAATGCCACCAGTGGCTGTCCTAATTATCCTTATTCTGCAGGTTGTTCAGGTGCGCCCAACCCTCCCGGAAGAATGTTTCAAAATTACATGGATTATTCTAATGATGCCTGTATGAATCTTTTCACATTGGACCAAAAAGCCAGAATGATGGCAGTTATGCAAAATTCTCCCAGACGTAACACTTTAAATGCGGCTTCAGCCACCAAATGTGCCGCACCTGTACCTGTAGCCAATTTCACAGCCAACCCAACAACAGGTTGTGTTGGTACAACAGTGCAATTTACCGACTTGTCCACCAATAATCCCACCAGCTGGCAATGGTCATTCCCGGGTGGCACTCCTTCGTCTTCAACCGCTCAAAATCCTTCTGTCACATATAACTCTGCCGGCACATACAATGTTACACTTATTGCATGTAATGCCAATGGTTGTGATACTCTCACCCAAACAGCATACATAAATATTCAATCAGGTCAACCTTTACCTTTGACGGAAGGTTTTCAAGGCACTCAGTTTTTACCTCCGGGTTGGAGTGCTTTTAATGGCAATCCAACTTCTGTATATTGGGTGCACAATACTTCTGTTGGAGGTTTTGGACAAAGCAACAAATGTGCCCAATTTGACAATTACAATAATAACACCAATGGTGCATACGATGAAATGCGAACTCCTGTTCTTAATTTGACGGGCTTACAAACTTGCACCCTTACTTTTGATGTCGCCTATGCAAGATATGACAATACATATTTTGATGCCTTGGAAGTACTTGCAAGCAACAATTGCGGACAATCGTTCACGCAAGTATATTATAAATCAGGTTCTACTCTTGCCACTGCACCTGACAATACCAATGCATTTGTACCCACATCCACCCAGTGGAGAAAAGATACTGTAATATTAAATGCATACGCAGGTCAATCTGCCGTTATGATTGCATTTAGAAATATTGGTGGTTGGGGTAACAATTTATACATTGATAATATCAATATTACCGGAACCACTCCACCTTCAGGATCTCCACCGGTGGCTCAAATTAATGCCTCAACCAATACAATTTGCGCAGGACAATATGTAACATTCAGCGATCAATCACTCAACAATCCTACTTCCTGGCAATGGACTTTTCCGGGTGGAACTCCTTCTTCTTCTACACTACAAAATCCCGGTAACATTTACTTCAATACACCCGGCACTTACGTTTGCACATTGCAAGTATCCAATCAATATGGTACAAATTCGACCACATATACCGTAACGGTCAATCCTAAACCCACAGCAACTGCAAGTAACAACGGACCGGTATGTGCGCAACAAACTATCCAATTAAGCGCTACAGGAGGTGGAACCTATTCTTGGAGCGGTCCTAATAATTTCAGCAGTACTCAACAAAACCCATCCATTCCAAATGCCAATGGTTCAAAAGCAGGTGTTTATCAAGTGATTGTAACAAACTCCTATGGATGTAAGGATACTGCTACTACACAAGTATTTGTTTTGGCTAATCCTAACGTTTCGGTTTCTCCTTCCAATCCAGCTATTTGCAATGGATCTAGTGTAACTCTTACAGCTTCCGGTGCTCAAACATACACTTGGTCGCCATCAACAGGGTTAAGTAGTACAACCGGTTCTACCGTCATCGCCTCCCCCGCCAATACAACCACCTACACTGTAACCGGAACTGGAAGCAACGGATGTTCAAAATCTGTAAATGTGACTGTTACGGTCAACACTCCACCTACGCCGGGAATCACACAAAACGGTAATGTTTTGACTTGCACCGTTACAGCAAGTGCCTATCAATGGTATCTCAATGGTTCTCCTATTCCTGGAGCCACTTCTCAAAGCTACACAATCACTCAAAGTGGCAATTACAGTGTTCAAATAACTGATGCCAACGGCTGCACAGCCATGTCCAATACAATCTCTGCAACATACGTACCCGGTCAGAATCCGCCTATTGCTCAATTTACATCCTCTGCCACTACAATTTGCGCAGGCGATTGCATTAATTTTACAGATCAATCCCAAAATTCACCCACTTCATGGCAATGGACATTCCAGGGAGGTACTCCTTCAAGTTCTAATGTACAAAATCCCTACAAACATTTGTTTTAA
- a CDS encoding hypothetical protein (possible pseudo, frameshifted), whose amino-acid sequence MYKIPTNICFNNPGTYTVTLTASNQAGSSSYSATITVNSAPTPGISQSGNVLTCTVTAAAYQWYLNGSPIPGATGQTYIISQSGAYMVEITDNNGCKAMSPEFNATYTGLDDLTGNINVELYPNPNNGQFLLNVQNLPQGNYHIYINDMVGKIVYNETRNFSSGNYMIEIDAKNLANGIYYLNISSDKWSKTMKFLVQ is encoded by the coding sequence ATGTACAAAATCCCTACAAACATTTGTTTTAATAATCCCGGAACATATACCGTAACCTTAACTGCATCAAATCAAGCCGGTTCGAGCAGTTATAGTGCTACCATCACGGTCAACTCGGCTCCTACGCCGGGTATTTCTCAAAGCGGCAATGTCTTGACTTGTACTGTGACCGCTGCAGCATACCAATGGTATCTCAATGGGTCTCCAATACCCGGAGCTACCGGCCAAACTTACATAATCAGTCAATCAGGTGCCTACATGGTTGAAATTACAGACAACAACGGCTGCAAAGCAATGTCACCGGAATTCAACGCCACATACACCGGTCTTGATGACTTAACCGGAAATATCAATGTTGAGCTCTATCCTAATCCTAACAACGGACAATTTTTATTAAACGTTCAAAATCTCCCTCAAGGCAATTATCACATTTATATCAACGATATGGTAGGTAAAATTGTCTACAATGAGACAAGAAATTTCTCATCCGGCAATTACATGATCGAAATTGACGCAAAAAACCTTGCCAATGGAATCTATTATTTAAATATTTCAAGTGATAAATGGAGCAAAACAATGAAGTTTCTTGTGCAATAA